Proteins encoded within one genomic window of Setaria italica strain Yugu1 chromosome IV, Setaria_italica_v2.0, whole genome shotgun sequence:
- the LOC101772679 gene encoding oligopeptide transporter 7, whose translation MASPPPPRREEEEEEEEEQERRHGDGGDDDDQITSPLLPPEPSTSRGGSPEEDEEEVVENSPIEQVALTVPVGDDPSTPVLTFRMWVLGTASCALLSFLNQFFWYRKEPLTITAISAQIAVVPLGRLMAAALPERAFLRGTRWEFSLNPGPFNVKEHVLITIFANSGAGTVYAIHVITAVRVFYGKHITFFVSLLVVLTTQVLGFGWAGIFRRYLVEPAAMWWPSNLVQVSLFRALHEKEQRVKGGLTRNQFFLVAFICSFAYYIFPGYLFQMLTSLSWVCWVFPHSVFAQQLGSGLRGLGIGAIGLDWSTVSSYLGSPLASPWFATANVAAGFVFVMYIVTPIAYWFNFYKAQNFPIFSDGLFTTTGQKYNISSIVDSHFHFDTKAYEKNGPLYLSTFFAVTYGVGFASLTATIVHVFLFHGSEIWQLSKSAFQEKKMDVHTKLMRRYKQVPEWWFICILVANIAVTIFACEYYIEQLQLPWWGVLLACAIAFFFTLPVGIITATTNQTPGLNIITEYIMGYLYPGRPVANMCFKVYGYISMSQALTFLQDFKLGHYMKIPPRTMFMAQVVGTLIAAFVYIGTAWWLMETVPNICNTELLPRDSPWTCPGDHVFYDASVIWGLISPRRIFGDLGTYSAVNWFFLGGAIAPLLVWLAHKAFPGQSWILLINMPVLIGATGNMPPATAVNYTTWILVGFLSGYVVYRYRRDWWERHNYLLSGALDAGLAFMAVLIYLCLGLENISLNWWGNDLDGCPLASCPTAKGIVVEGCPVYT comes from the exons ATGGCAtccccccctcctcctcgccgggaagaggaagaggaagaggaagaggaacagGAGCGCCgccatggcgacggcggcgacgacgacgaccagaTCACCTCCCCGCTCT TGCCGCCTGAGCCGTCGACGTCGCGCGGCGgctcgccggaggaggacgaggaagaggtTGTAGAGAACTCGCCGATCGAGCAGGTGGCGCTGACGGTGCCGGTGGGCGACGACCCGTCGACGCCGGTGCTGACGTTCCGGATGTGGGTCCTCGGAACCGCGTCGTGCGCGCTGCTCTCGTTCCTCAACCAGTTCTTCTGGTACCGCAAGGAGCCGCTCACCATCACGGCCATCTCGGCGCAGATCGCCGTGGTGCCGCTGGGCCGCCTCATGGCGGCGGCACTCCCGGAGCGGGCCTTCCTCCGGGGCACCCGCTGGGAGTTCTCCCTCAACCCAGGGCCCTTCAACGTGAAGGAGCACGTGCTCATCACCATCTTCGCCAactccggcgccggcaccgTCTACGCCATCCACGTCATCACCGCCGTCCGCGTCTTCTACGGCAAGCACATCACCTTCTTCGTCTCACTCCTCGTCGTCCTCACCACCCAG GTGCTGGGGTTCGGTTGGGCGGGAATATTCCGGCGGTATCTGGTAGAGCCGGCGGCGATGTGGTGGCCGTCCAACCTCGTGCAGGTCTCGCTGTTCAG GGCGCTCCATGAGAAAGAACAGCGGGTGAAAGGGGGCTTGACACGGAACCAGTTCTTCCTGGTGGCGTTCATCTGCAGCTTCGCCTACTACATCTTCCCGGGCTACCTGTTCCAGATGCTCACCTCCCTCTCCTGGGTGTGCTGGGTCTTCCCCCACTCCGTGTTCGCCCAGCAGCTCGGCTCAGGCCTGCGTGGCCTTGGCATTGGAGCGATCGGTCTCGACTGGTCCACCGTCTCCTCCTACCTCGGGAGCCCCCTTGCTAGCCCCTGGTTCGCCACTGCGAATGTTGCTGCAGGGTTTGTCTTCGTCATGTACATAGTCACACCCATTGCTTATTGGTTCAACTTCTACAAGGCGCAGAACTTCCCCATCTTCTCTGATGGCCTCTTCACCACGACCGGGCAAAAGTACAACATCTCCAGCATCGTGGACTCCCATTTCCATTTCGATACAAAGGCGTACGAGAAGAATGGCCCACTGTACCTCAGCACTTTCTTTGCTGTCACATACGGTGTTGGTTTCGCATCCCTTACCGCGACGATTGTTCATGTTTTCCTCTTCCATGGAAG TGAAATTTGGCAGTTAAGTAAATCAGCTTTTCAAGAGAAAAAGATGGATGTACATACAAAGCTTATGAGAAGATATAAGCAGGTCCCGGAGTGGTGGTTCATCTGCATCCTTGTTGCTAACATTGCCGTCACCATATTTGCCTGTGAATACTACATTGAGCAACTCCAGCTGCCTTGGTGGGGTGTTTTGCTTGCATGTGCCATTGCCTTTTTCTTCACCCTACCAGTTGGAATAATCACAGCAACAACGAACCAG ACTCCAGGCTTGAACATCATCACAGAGTACATCATGGGGTACTTGTACCCTGGACGTCCTGTTGCAAATATGTGCTTCAAGGTATATGGTTACATCAGCATGAGCCAAGCTCTGACCTTTTTGCAAGATTTTAAGCTGGGTCATTACATGAAGATTCCTCCAAGGACCATGTTTATGGCACAG GTGGTTGGAACTCTGATTGCAGCATTTGTATACATCGGAACAGCATGGTGGTTAATGGAAACAGTCCCCAACATCTGCAATACTGAGCTCCTCCCACGAGACAGCCCTTGGACCTGCCCGGGTGATCATGTGTTCTATGATGCATCAGTTATATGGGGCCTTATTAGCCCACGCAGAATATTTGGCGACCTAGGCACTTACTCAGCTGTTAACTGGTTCTTCTTGGGTGGAGCTATTGCTCCCCTACTAGTATGGCTTGCACACAAGGCATTCCCAGGCCAAAGCTGGATCTTACTCATCAACATGCCTGTGCTGATTGGTGCCACTGGCAATATGCCACCTGCTACTGCAGTCAACTACACCACATGGATACTTGTTGGGTTTTTGTCAGGTTATGTGGTTTACAGATATCGGCGTGACTGGTGGGAGAGACACAATTATCTGCTTTCCGGTGCACTAGATGCTGGTTTGGCATTCATGGCCGTCCTGATTTACTTATGCCTAGG